gaattcaacgtgagcaaatgcgacgtcttgcactttggcaaaaagaataaaagcatagactactttctaaacggtaataaaattcgtaaagccaaattacaaagggatctgggagtgctagtcgagaattctctaaaggtaaacatgcaggttgggtccatgatgaagaaagtgaatgcaatgttgccatttatctcaagacggttggaatataaaagcaccgttgtactactgagactttataaagctctggttaggccccatttggagtactgtgtccagttttggtccccacaccttaggaatgacatattggcactggaaagtgtccagcggagattcacacggatgatccctggaatggttggtctaacatacgaggaacggctgaagatcctgggtttgtattcattggagtttagaagattgatgggagacttaatagaaacttacaagataatacatggcttggaaagggtggacgctaggaaattgtttccattaggcgaggagactaggacccgtggacacagccttagaattagagggggtcaattagaacagaaatgcagatacatttcttcagccagagagtggtgggcctgaggaattcattgccacagagtgcagtggaggccgggacgctaaatgtcttcaaggcagagattgatagattcttgatgtcacgaggaattaaggtctacggggagaatgctggtaagtggaaatgcccatcagccatgattgaatggtggagtggagtcggtgggccgaatggccttacttccactcctatgtcttatggtcttatggtctgaaGTTCATAAAACCAAGAGGGTTATAGATAGGTTTAAGGATTGTTGTCTCTTCTCAAGTATgtgggaatttcaagactggggacacATTTGCATGGTGAGAGCGGAGAGATTGTAAAATTTTTACCCCACATATTTTTTCAGagtgtggtttgtgtatggaatgagctgccagcggaagtggttgaggtaggtacattaacaacatttaaaatgcatttggtcaaatacatggagaggaaaggcttagaaggatagtggccaagtgcaaggaaatggggttactgttgatggatgttttggtcggcatggaccagtttgaaccgatgggcctgtctccgtgctgttgCACTCTGACTcgtgtctctttgtctctccaaCAGTTTTGAGTTTTCAGATGAGCATCTCACTTAATCACACTGAATAAAATCTGATCTCATTAGTCAACTCTGATGTGgacgtgctggtgttggattgggctgGACAAGGGCAGAAGTCAAATGGCACCAGGTTagcgtccaacaggtttatttgaactcacgagatttcagagcactgctcctttgtcagtgaAGTGACGAAGAAGCAACATTgaagaaggagcaatgctcctaaaacttgtgatttcaaataaacctattggtcagtaacctggtgttgtacatagaacatagaaagatacagcgcagtacaggcccttcggccctcgatgttgcgccgaccgaatcctacctaacctacactagcccaataacttccaaatgcctatccaatgcccgcttaaatgaccataaagaaggagagttcaccactgctactggcagggcattccatgaactcacaacccgccatgaactcacaacccgaagttgtgtgacttctgatgtcTTCAGCTGTAGGTTTGCGTCGAACTTAATGGGATATTTTGCCCAACACGGCATTTTCAAACAGTATCACTTGGAGGGATTaatttgaaccctttcaagaagTGAGTTCAACAAGACTGAGCAATTCAAAGTTACTTGGACTCCATTTTAAAACTTACATCAGGACAGGTAGAcagaaagatgtacagcacggaaacagacccttcggtccaactcatcgatGCTGAcaagacatcctaaattaatttggtcccatttgtcagtatttggcccatgtccttcttaacccttcctgttcatgtccgAAACCAGATGCCTTCTAATtggtataattgtaccagcctctactttctctggcaactcatcccatacacgcactaccctctgcatgaaaacattgccccttacgtcccttttaaatctctcacccAGCCAaatagcctctccctgcagctcaaaccctccaacacccggcaacatcctggtaatttgtTTCTGATAaacaagtcaatgttttgggaagagcccttcttcagtcctgaagGAGGGGTAATACCGGAAACGCTAACTTCACCTCCtaatgctacctggcttgctgcattctcccagcctcctgcttgcttactttggattccagcaaccGCAATTTATTTGTTTCTAACAAATGGCGGCGCagactcagttggctgaatggcctaatgtctGCTCCAGTGGTCTTACCTTTCTGCGGATCGTTTCAGTGGGAACGTGCAGTCCCAGACTCCGAGGAGTGTCGCCAACTAGAAGCAAAGtttatggaatcacagaatccctacagaatgtaaacaggccctttggcccaacaaggcaacaccaaccctccatagagttacccacccagacccattctcttaaccctattactttacatttatttggagaaagtgaggactgcatatgctggagatcagagtcgagagtggtgcttaaaaagtacagcagatcacgcagcatccgaagagcaggagaatcaatgtttcaggaatcattcctgatgaaggactcatgcccaaaacatcgattctcctgcgcctcagatgctgcctgacctgctgtgcttttccagcaccacactcttgaccagtctacatttacccctgacgagtGCACCAcacttacatatccctgaacactatggacaatttagctcggCTAACTCACCCTAAATTgtacatctttgtattgtgggagcaaactggaacaccctaaggaaacccacgcagtcaagGCAGGACAAcgtaaaaactccacacagacagtcacgccaAGAGTAGTATCAAACCCGGTCCATGGCTCTATGAGGAAGCTGTGCAAACCACATACCGTGGGGTTGCAATTGGGGTGCGAGGCAATGTGCAGTCCagaaattttcatttttaaaaagtccacCAACTTTCCCACTGCACCCATTGTCAGACTGGGGCAGAAGGTTTAGTCCACAGTAGTGTCACTGGCGGAATCTGATTGTTGGGAGCACCGGTGCCACCGCTGGTGTGTTCACAAGTTGCTGGAATATGTGAACCTCTtgccacactcagggcagctgagtGGCCTCTCCTCTGTATGgccccgctggtgggtcagcagagcACAAGAATTGCTGAAGCCCTTCATGCACTCAGGGCAATTGAACAGCCACTCTCCCGTGTGGACCCTCCGGTGGGTCAGTATGTTGGAGGAGCGGTTAAAGCGTTTCTCGCACTCTGGGCAGGAGAAcggtctctcccccgtgtggacccgctggtggggcCACGAGGTTGTAGGAGACAgcaaagcccttcctgcacactAAGCAGGAGAACGGCTTCTCCCCCGGGTGGACGGGCCGGTGGGTCAGCATTTGGGAGGGCTGGGTAAAGCCCTCCCCACACTCATGGCAggcaaatggcctctccccagtgtggacccgctggtgcctcagcagggcagaggaatcgctaaaggccttcccgcactcggggcaactgaatggcctacccccatgtggacccgctggtgcttcagtCGGTCAGAGGATTTGCTGAAGGCCTTCACACAATTAAAGCAGGGGaagggtctctccccggtgtggacacgctggtgtgCCAGCAAGTGGG
The genomic region above belongs to Hemiscyllium ocellatum isolate sHemOce1 chromosome 27 unlocalized genomic scaffold, sHemOce1.pat.X.cur. SUPER_27_unloc_30, whole genome shotgun sequence and contains:
- the LOC132808082 gene encoding zinc finger protein 664-like, whose translation is MEEAQDLHVLDRVRRRPLKIHQRSHTRERPFSCPQCGNSFTHSSHLLAHQRVHTGERPFPCFNCVKAFSKSSDRLKHQRRVHTGERPFSCPECEKRFNRSSNILTHRRVHTGEWLFNCPECMKGFSNSCALLTHQRGHTEERPLSCPECGKRFTYSSNL